Proteins encoded by one window of Hafnia alvei:
- a CDS encoding fimbrial protein, with translation MKSNTGVFHYGLLTLMMASGTCLASDDGKGTINIMGDIHNNTCVVDTTELNVDMGNVATKQFYQTGNVPRPVLFNIALKDCGPDVSGVAVKFTGESAAANSPLLKLDASAGAATGVGISLMDKNKTQIAINDSSKIYPLTASQETARLDFYAQYSAYTLPITAGPASASVIFTMTYQ, from the coding sequence ATGAAATCCAATACAGGCGTGTTTCATTATGGTTTATTGACGCTAATGATGGCTTCAGGCACCTGTTTAGCCTCCGATGACGGTAAAGGCACCATCAATATTATGGGCGATATCCACAACAATACCTGCGTGGTGGATACCACCGAGCTAAACGTCGATATGGGCAATGTGGCAACCAAACAGTTTTACCAGACGGGAAACGTGCCTCGGCCAGTGCTTTTTAATATAGCTCTCAAAGATTGCGGCCCAGATGTCAGCGGCGTTGCCGTGAAATTCACCGGCGAGTCTGCCGCAGCCAATAGCCCTCTGCTAAAACTCGATGCCTCTGCTGGCGCCGCTACGGGGGTAGGGATTTCCCTTATGGATAAGAACAAAACGCAGATCGCCATCAACGATAGCAGCAAAATTTATCCCCTTACTGCGAGTCAAGAAACGGCGAGGCTGGATTTTTACGCCCAATATTCGGCCTACACCCTACCGATAACCGCTGGTCCGGCAAGCGCTAGCGTCATCTTTACCATGACCTATCAATAA
- a CDS encoding fimbrial protein encodes MHKFTFMLLAIFSAPLFADLGHVNLIMTGTVLQESCDISADTKNQTVTIGSFSSAEFKSVGSVTTAVPFTIQLNKCSPNISTAGVTFNGTQFGSDPTQLALTDTSGSGDLAVGVVVQVLDNNGPIALNSVNGTRYALHPGDKNKLPFSLRYQATQIPVKPGNGSAVLYFSMDYQ; translated from the coding sequence ATGCACAAATTCACTTTTATGTTACTGGCAATATTCTCAGCGCCTCTTTTCGCAGATCTTGGGCACGTTAACCTGATCATGACTGGCACGGTGCTACAGGAAAGCTGCGATATCAGCGCCGATACCAAAAACCAAACGGTGACCATTGGCTCGTTTTCATCGGCCGAATTTAAATCCGTGGGCAGCGTCACTACCGCCGTGCCATTTACTATTCAGCTCAACAAATGCTCGCCAAATATCAGCACCGCAGGCGTCACCTTTAACGGCACCCAGTTTGGCTCCGACCCCACCCAACTGGCGCTAACCGACACCAGCGGCAGCGGCGATTTAGCCGTCGGCGTGGTGGTGCAGGTGTTGGATAACAACGGGCCTATCGCCCTAAACAGCGTCAACGGCACGCGCTACGCGCTGCATCCGGGTGATAAAAATAAGCTGCCATTTTCATTACGTTATCAGGCCACACAGATACCGGTTAAGCCGGGGAATGGTTCTGCCGTTTTATATTTTTCAATGGACTACCAATAA
- a CDS encoding fimbrial protein, with amino-acid sequence MTTPFKLSALFAASFIILSGSAMAATTSVTGGTVHFKGTVIDAACAVDDNSIEQTVTMGQVRTARFGTAGSVTIGTAANQKVPFSISLKDCDSTVASNASLTFNGTASADYPSALENAGGPGSASGVGIQIYDAEGAALGLGTASATVALINGENTLSFTADYISTKTTVTSGDVEATATFNVTYS; translated from the coding sequence ATGACCACTCCATTCAAATTATCCGCCCTTTTTGCCGCTTCTTTTATCATCTTGTCTGGCTCCGCAATGGCAGCGACAACATCAGTCACCGGCGGAACCGTGCATTTCAAAGGTACGGTTATTGACGCCGCCTGTGCCGTTGATGACAACTCCATTGAGCAAACCGTTACAATGGGTCAGGTACGTACCGCCCGCTTTGGCACTGCAGGTTCCGTTACCATCGGCACCGCCGCTAACCAGAAAGTCCCTTTCTCCATTTCTCTGAAAGATTGCGATAGCACCGTGGCTAGCAATGCCTCCCTGACTTTTAACGGAACAGCCTCAGCAGATTACCCATCAGCGTTAGAAAACGCCGGTGGTCCAGGTTCAGCATCGGGCGTAGGCATTCAGATTTATGATGCTGAAGGTGCGGCTCTTGGCTTAGGCACTGCATCAGCAACCGTAGCATTAATTAACGGTGAGAATACCCTGTCCTTCACCGCTGACTACATCTCAACGAAAACAACCGTCACTTCAGGCGATGTTGAAGCTACTGCAACTTTTAACGTGACCTATTCCTAA
- a CDS encoding fimbrial biogenesis usher protein, with protein MPRRMDSSLHGVACAVAQAVGVLPLALFPCFAMADNYYNPAFLSNDPSAVADLSRFEKNSSQAPGKYLVDLYLNDVLISTENINFVASTSYKSKIIPCLTSKRLGDMGVNLKAVPDLEKLPADACVSLTDSFPGARADFNIKQLRLDISLPQAALTQNARGYIPPEQWDDGINALMFNYNFTGSNSWGDNVSNNYYLNLQSNLNVGAWRVHDYSSGTYNGGGSSDSSHDWQHISTYVQRSIIPLKGELTLGDSYTPSDVFDSLGFRGIQIASDDNMLPDSLRGFAPTVRGIAKSHAKVTVKQNGYVIYQTYVSAGAFEINDLYPTSSSGDMDVEIEEADGSKSTYSVPYSAVPLLQREGRVKYAVTGGQYHSNNQDQDENEFAQATIIWGLPYGITAYGGVQHSDNYQSEALGMGVNLGDVGALSVDITQASSTLADDSQHTGQSLRFLYAKSLNSTGTNFQLMGYRYSTEGFYTLDETTYSHMSGYNTDNTQDDEQDEEPDWTDYYDLYYNKRGKIQVNISQQVGSNGSIYVTGSQQSYWNTDETDSVVQLGYSGNYHDVNYSVSWNYNKSQGQPEADQQVAINFSVPIGKWLSPGGADNSDVYSSPNNAYATYNNSTDNHGKMQQMAGLSGTLLKDNNLSYTVQQGYANKGDGTNGNASLNYQGTYGNSNIGYNYSSGYQQVDYGISGGMVAHANGITLSQPLSSTNVLIKAPGAANVDVENSTGVKTDWRGYAVVPYATTYRQNRIALDTNTLGDKVDLDNAVVNVVPSEGALVVADFKAHTGLRALVTLLYHHKPVPFGATVSRSDSENGTIVGDDGQAYMLSMPLSGDLQVQWGDDADQQCKVHYQLPESEMNKPLTQFKAECQ; from the coding sequence ATGCCACGGAGAATGGACTCTTCTCTGCACGGTGTTGCCTGTGCTGTTGCGCAGGCAGTTGGTGTTTTGCCATTGGCGCTGTTTCCCTGCTTTGCCATGGCGGATAATTACTATAACCCTGCATTTTTATCTAACGACCCATCGGCCGTGGCAGATCTATCTCGCTTTGAAAAAAACAGTAGCCAAGCGCCGGGAAAATACCTCGTTGATCTTTACCTTAACGATGTACTTATCTCAACGGAGAACATCAATTTTGTCGCATCGACAAGCTACAAAAGTAAGATTATCCCCTGCCTAACCAGCAAACGTTTAGGGGACATGGGCGTAAATCTAAAAGCCGTTCCCGATCTGGAGAAACTGCCCGCCGATGCCTGTGTTTCTTTAACGGATAGTTTTCCCGGTGCGCGCGCCGACTTTAACATCAAACAGTTACGCCTAGACATTTCCCTACCGCAGGCTGCATTAACGCAGAACGCACGTGGCTATATTCCCCCTGAACAGTGGGATGATGGCATCAACGCCCTAATGTTTAACTACAACTTTACCGGCAGCAATAGCTGGGGCGATAACGTCAGTAATAATTATTATCTCAATCTACAAAGCAATCTCAACGTAGGCGCGTGGCGGGTGCATGACTACTCAAGCGGCACCTATAACGGCGGTGGTTCTAGCGACAGCAGCCATGACTGGCAACATATCAGCACCTATGTGCAGCGCAGCATCATTCCGCTCAAAGGCGAACTGACACTCGGCGACAGCTATACACCATCAGACGTATTCGACAGCCTGGGTTTTCGCGGCATACAAATCGCCTCCGACGATAATATGCTGCCAGACAGCCTGCGTGGTTTTGCCCCAACCGTGCGCGGCATTGCTAAAAGCCACGCCAAAGTTACGGTAAAGCAAAACGGCTATGTCATTTATCAAACTTATGTTTCGGCCGGTGCGTTTGAAATTAACGACCTCTATCCCACGTCATCCAGCGGTGATATGGACGTTGAAATTGAAGAGGCGGACGGCAGCAAAAGCACCTATTCCGTACCCTACTCCGCCGTGCCGCTGTTGCAGCGCGAAGGTCGAGTGAAATACGCCGTTACCGGTGGCCAATACCATTCCAACAACCAAGATCAGGACGAAAATGAGTTTGCTCAGGCAACGATAATCTGGGGGTTACCGTACGGGATCACCGCCTACGGCGGAGTGCAACACTCGGATAACTACCAATCTGAAGCATTAGGAATGGGGGTAAATCTGGGTGATGTTGGAGCGCTGTCCGTCGACATCACCCAAGCCAGCAGCACGCTGGCAGATGACAGCCAACACACAGGACAGTCGCTGCGTTTTCTCTACGCCAAATCATTAAACTCAACCGGCACTAACTTCCAGCTCATGGGCTATCGCTACTCAACAGAAGGCTTTTATACGCTGGATGAAACCACCTATTCTCACATGAGCGGCTACAACACTGATAATACTCAAGATGACGAGCAGGACGAAGAACCTGATTGGACAGATTATTACGATCTTTATTACAACAAACGCGGGAAAATACAGGTCAATATTTCCCAACAAGTGGGGAGCAACGGTTCAATTTACGTCACGGGCAGCCAGCAAAGCTATTGGAACACCGACGAAACTGACAGCGTTGTTCAGTTGGGCTACAGCGGTAACTATCACGATGTTAATTACAGCGTTTCGTGGAACTACAACAAATCGCAGGGTCAGCCAGAAGCGGATCAGCAGGTTGCCATTAATTTCTCCGTGCCAATCGGAAAATGGCTTTCACCGGGTGGCGCTGACAACAGCGATGTGTACAGCTCACCAAACAACGCCTATGCCACCTACAACAACAGCACCGATAACCACGGCAAGATGCAGCAAATGGCGGGGCTCAGCGGCACGCTGCTGAAAGACAATAACCTCAGCTACACCGTACAGCAGGGCTACGCCAATAAAGGCGACGGCACCAACGGCAACGCCTCACTGAACTACCAAGGCACCTACGGCAACAGCAATATTGGCTACAACTATAGCAGCGGCTATCAGCAAGTGGACTATGGCATAAGTGGCGGCATGGTAGCGCATGCCAACGGCATTACCCTCAGCCAGCCACTCAGCAGCACTAACGTGCTGATCAAAGCGCCGGGCGCGGCAAACGTAGACGTAGAAAACAGCACCGGCGTAAAAACCGACTGGCGCGGCTATGCCGTAGTGCCTTACGCCACCACCTACCGCCAAAACCGCATTGCGCTAGATACCAATACGCTGGGCGACAAAGTCGATCTCGACAACGCGGTAGTGAACGTAGTGCCTAGCGAAGGGGCGCTGGTGGTGGCCGATTTCAAAGCCCACACCGGCCTACGCGCACTGGTCACCTTGCTCTATCACCACAAGCCGGTGCCGTTTGGTGCCACCGTTAGCCGCAGCGATAGCGAAAATGGCACCATCGTCGGCGACGACGGCCAAGCCTATATGCTCAGCATGCCATTAAGCGGTGATTTGCAGGTGCAATGGGGCGACGATGCCGATCAGCAATGCAAAGTACATTATCAACTGCCAGAAAGTGAAATGAATAAACCTCTTACCCAGTTCAAAGCGGAATGCCAATAA
- a CDS encoding fimbrial protein has product MLTSSMALSQSMAKVDGGSVHFKGTVVNAGCAVDTNSIEQEVSMGQIRRDAFTGVGSWVDPVGFTITLTDCDISVSQSAGVAFQGPSDIHDPLVFAVANGPGSAIGVGLGIYDEQSNLIVPNSAPRAYKTLIDGTNVLHFIAKYRATEQLPVAGDASVTANFIVLYQ; this is encoded by the coding sequence TTGCTCACGTCCTCGATGGCATTGTCTCAAAGCATGGCTAAGGTTGACGGCGGCAGCGTGCATTTTAAAGGAACCGTGGTGAACGCGGGTTGTGCGGTAGACACCAACAGCATCGAACAAGAAGTGTCGATGGGTCAGATCAGGCGTGATGCCTTCACGGGCGTCGGCAGTTGGGTCGATCCTGTTGGTTTCACGATTACGCTCACCGATTGTGATATCTCAGTGAGCCAATCCGCAGGGGTCGCTTTTCAAGGGCCATCCGATATTCACGATCCCCTCGTCTTCGCCGTCGCGAACGGGCCCGGTTCCGCAATAGGTGTCGGGCTAGGCATCTATGATGAACAAAGCAATCTAATTGTCCCGAACAGTGCGCCACGCGCTTATAAAACATTGATAGACGGCACTAACGTCTTGCACTTCATCGCTAAATATCGCGCGACAGAGCAACTCCCAGTCGCTGGCGACGCGAGTGTTACCGCAAATTTCATCGTGCTTTATCAATAG
- a CDS encoding helix-turn-helix domain-containing protein, translating into MKGLDDEPFLYGYPIQLKKPVDDIERLITCLQPISLALALHKGESIKLITSIDEKQGEKECAVILLVKGEINLWSVVTDRRLVATAQAPAVFGLMGSSFRNDTYKLIPKSGCELYCLSRDIAIDRIAKQGLIREVLNYYSYMSDYQARTSNLLINRTTYEIVCALLQEINIIPYEKRIKISVINYILVRSKLARSGVAKILSDLRFGGYIEIQYGKLKGILKPFPCVY; encoded by the coding sequence ATGAAAGGCCTAGATGATGAGCCTTTTCTCTATGGTTACCCCATTCAGTTGAAAAAGCCTGTAGATGATATAGAACGATTAATAACGTGTTTGCAACCCATATCTTTAGCACTTGCTTTGCATAAAGGTGAATCAATTAAATTGATTACCTCCATAGATGAAAAGCAGGGTGAAAAAGAATGCGCTGTTATTTTATTAGTCAAAGGAGAGATCAATTTATGGAGTGTTGTTACGGATAGGCGGCTTGTGGCTACTGCTCAGGCTCCTGCGGTGTTTGGTTTGATGGGATCATCATTTCGAAATGACACCTACAAACTTATTCCTAAATCGGGTTGTGAACTCTATTGCCTTTCACGTGATATCGCGATTGACAGGATTGCGAAGCAAGGACTGATTAGGGAGGTTTTAAATTATTATTCCTACATGAGTGACTACCAAGCTCGTACTAGTAATTTACTGATCAACAGAACAACATATGAAATAGTCTGTGCGCTGTTGCAGGAAATTAATATAATTCCATATGAGAAAAGAATAAAAATTAGCGTTATAAATTACATTCTTGTTCGTAGCAAATTGGCTAGGAGTGGAGTGGCAAAAATATTGTCTGATCTTCGCTTTGGTGGGTATATTGAAATTCAATATGGGAAGCTTAAAGGAATATTGAAACCGTTTCCCTGTGTGTATTAA
- a CDS encoding fimbria/pilus periplasmic chaperone — translation MFNSTKKLLLTSLLLLPFIASQNASAGGVALGGTRLIYPIGNNQASMPITNSDEKGTFLIQTWVEDSKEVKTSDFVITPPLFAIDPESENTLRIAYIGSKTLPNDRETVYWLNVKAIPAAKSPIKDSNTLQIAVLNRIKLFMRPKNLPMKSVDAPAQLRFHRSGSQLIIKNPTPYYVTLVQFKAGSQKIPNTMVSPMESTTLTLPDNAQGEITFQTVSDFGANSATQKSVME, via the coding sequence GTGTTTAATTCCACAAAAAAACTCTTGCTCACTTCGCTCTTATTACTCCCTTTTATTGCCAGCCAAAACGCCTCCGCCGGTGGTGTTGCGCTGGGGGGGACTCGTCTGATTTACCCAATAGGCAACAATCAAGCGTCAATGCCCATCACAAACTCAGATGAGAAGGGTACTTTTTTAATTCAAACATGGGTCGAAGATAGCAAAGAAGTCAAAACCAGTGATTTTGTCATCACTCCGCCGTTATTCGCCATCGATCCAGAAAGTGAAAATACGCTGCGTATTGCATATATTGGCAGTAAAACATTGCCAAACGATCGTGAGACCGTCTACTGGCTGAACGTGAAAGCCATACCGGCAGCAAAGTCGCCCATTAAAGATAGCAATACGTTACAGATAGCCGTCCTCAACAGAATCAAGCTGTTTATGCGGCCAAAAAATCTACCGATGAAATCCGTGGATGCTCCGGCTCAACTACGTTTCCATCGTAGCGGTAGCCAGCTCATCATCAAAAATCCAACACCTTATTATGTCACGCTGGTGCAGTTCAAAGCGGGAAGTCAAAAGATCCCGAATACGATGGTGTCGCCAATGGAAAGCACCACGTTAACCCTTCCTGACAATGCACAGGGGGAAATCACTTTCCAAACGGTCAGTGATTTTGGTGCAAACTCCGCCACACAAAAAAGTGTGATGGAGTAA
- the pitA gene encoding inorganic phosphate transporter PitA, with the protein MLHLFAGLDFHTGLMLVLALMFVLFYEAINGFHDTANAVATVIYTRALRSQIAVVMAGVFNFLGVMLGGLSVAYAIVHLLPTDLLLNVGSTHGLAMMFSLLLAAIIWNLGTWYFGLPASSSHTLIGAIIGIALTNALISDTSVVDALNIPKMLEIFLSLILSPLIGLVLAGLMVFVLRRYWSGTKKRRRMHMTPAEREKIDGKRKPPFWTRIALILSAIGVSFSHGANDGQKGIGLLMLVLIGVAPAGFVVNMDATGYDITRTRDAITHLEQYYQKHQEALPHIVGIEEHQPVAPSTGNNDFHCDSSRALIAIDHSKALLNNLQRYDELTVDQRNQMRRLLMCVADTAGKVAKLPETDAQDKRFLNDLRKDLLETVEYAPMWIIVAVALALSLGTMVGWRRVATTIGEKIGKKGMTYAQGVSAQMTAAISIGVASYTGMPVSTTQVLSSAVAGTMIVDGGGVQSKTIKSILLAWVLTLPVAIVLSGGLYWLALTFVI; encoded by the coding sequence ATGCTACATCTATTTGCAGGGCTGGATTTTCACACTGGCCTTATGTTAGTCCTCGCACTGATGTTTGTTTTGTTTTATGAAGCCATCAATGGTTTCCACGACACAGCAAACGCAGTCGCAACAGTTATCTATACTCGTGCACTACGCTCGCAGATCGCGGTCGTTATGGCGGGTGTTTTCAACTTCTTAGGTGTGATGTTGGGTGGCCTCAGCGTCGCCTACGCAATTGTGCACCTCCTCCCAACAGATTTGCTGTTGAACGTGGGCTCGACTCACGGTCTGGCAATGATGTTCTCTCTGCTTCTAGCTGCGATTATCTGGAACCTCGGCACCTGGTATTTTGGTCTGCCGGCCTCCAGTTCTCACACGCTAATCGGCGCGATTATCGGTATTGCACTGACAAACGCACTGATATCCGACACTTCCGTGGTGGATGCGCTCAACATTCCGAAGATGCTGGAAATCTTCCTATCGTTGATTCTCTCCCCACTCATTGGTCTGGTTTTGGCCGGGCTGATGGTATTTGTACTGCGTCGTTACTGGAGCGGCACGAAAAAGCGCCGCCGTATGCATATGACGCCTGCTGAGCGTGAAAAGATTGATGGCAAACGTAAGCCACCGTTCTGGACGCGTATTGCCTTGATTCTGTCTGCTATCGGCGTGAGTTTCTCTCACGGCGCTAACGATGGTCAGAAAGGCATTGGTCTGTTGATGCTGGTATTGATTGGCGTGGCTCCGGCCGGCTTTGTGGTTAACATGGACGCCACTGGCTATGACATCACTCGTACCCGCGATGCCATCACGCATCTGGAACAGTATTATCAGAAGCATCAGGAAGCACTGCCGCATATCGTTGGCATTGAAGAACACCAGCCCGTTGCGCCAAGCACCGGCAACAATGATTTCCATTGTGATTCTTCACGCGCACTGATTGCTATCGACCACAGCAAAGCCTTGCTGAACAACCTGCAACGCTACGATGAGCTGACCGTTGATCAACGTAATCAGATGCGTCGTTTGCTAATGTGCGTTGCTGATACAGCGGGTAAAGTTGCCAAACTGCCAGAGACCGATGCTCAGGATAAGCGCTTCCTGAACGACCTGCGCAAAGACCTGCTGGAGACCGTTGAGTACGCACCGATGTGGATTATCGTTGCAGTCGCTCTGGCGCTGTCTCTGGGTACGATGGTTGGCTGGCGTCGCGTAGCGACCACCATCGGTGAGAAGATTGGTAAGAAAGGCATGACCTATGCGCAAGGCGTTTCTGCGCAGATGACTGCCGCCATCTCCATCGGCGTGGCAAGCTACACAGGTATGCCGGTTTCAACCACTCAGGTACTTTCGTCTGCGGTTGCAGGTACCATGATCGTGGACGGCGGCGGTGTACAGAGTAAAACGATCAAAAGCATTCTGCTGGCATGGGTTCTTACCCTTCCAGTCGCAATTGTGCTTTCTGGTGGTTTGTACTGGCTGGCGCTGACCTTCGTGATCTAA
- a CDS encoding molecular chaperone, with protein MNIYAVWCIFPLLMFSFAVQAGVVIGGTRFIYPEAADSISFEVKNTSSDTYLVNTKITQESGSAPFIATPPLFPISPGDANKIRIVRTGGSLPNDRESLFHLYIAAIPSGKAPTNSLQIAVKSRMKLFYRPENLRKGAAEAWQKLEWSQTNREWQVRNLSPYYITLSQLKVNNRPNNAVIMLAPFEQQRFTGCEKSQPCSISWRSINDYGALTPVCHAQISGDKLRPNSCETNEK; from the coding sequence ATGAATATTTACGCTGTTTGGTGCATCTTTCCGTTGTTAATGTTTAGCTTCGCTGTTCAAGCCGGAGTGGTTATCGGCGGCACACGCTTTATCTACCCAGAGGCGGCGGACTCCATCTCATTTGAGGTTAAAAACACCAGTTCGGATACCTATTTAGTCAATACCAAAATTACCCAAGAGAGCGGCAGTGCTCCGTTTATCGCAACGCCGCCGTTATTTCCTATCTCTCCGGGTGATGCGAATAAAATCCGCATTGTTCGCACCGGTGGCAGTTTACCCAACGATCGTGAAAGCTTATTCCATCTGTATATCGCCGCGATCCCCTCAGGAAAAGCGCCCACAAACAGCCTACAGATTGCGGTGAAATCCCGCATGAAATTATTTTATCGGCCTGAAAACCTAAGAAAGGGCGCCGCAGAGGCTTGGCAAAAACTGGAATGGTCACAAACAAACAGAGAATGGCAGGTGAGAAATCTTTCGCCCTATTACATCACGCTCAGCCAGTTAAAGGTCAATAACCGCCCCAATAATGCCGTTATCATGCTCGCGCCCTTTGAACAGCAACGCTTTACGGGATGCGAAAAAAGCCAGCCATGCTCAATTTCATGGCGAAGTATCAATGATTACGGCGCATTAACGCCTGTCTGCCATGCTCAAATTAGCGGTGACAAACTTCGACCAAACTCATGTGAGACTAACGAGAAATAA
- a CDS encoding fimbrial protein — MKTFSIFNLSIFKKIILGLFLIIGTTQVAKAYTGACSADNGTYNYYDNFGMLTVVDPKGNQPGYLFPRAYNWNLGGEYTATCDCDPAEEKKAVVNPDIYYKASSTLSIGHTDGTLQFYKINDYLEVSTLVWIGGMLKQYVATPFHDINNEASTQEHARVGYVCGANANSQFSSGSKGLLWLYITKPFVGTTYIENVRVVDLYGTTIPGSYGGTPLSSIWVNGQVTVPQNCEINAGQIITVDFGKIWSGDFTTKGQKPDGYVAKNIKASMKCNNINAYTNLTIRFQSEISSDYPDAIKTNNPDIGVEIIDDNGHLVLPNTGLIPFHIDDKYEASVTFKAQPVSTTGNPPSAGQFQAQAYIRVDFA; from the coding sequence ATGAAAACGTTCTCTATTTTTAATCTTTCGATATTTAAAAAAATAATACTGGGGCTATTTTTAATTATTGGCACAACGCAGGTGGCAAAAGCCTATACCGGAGCTTGCTCCGCCGATAATGGCACTTATAATTACTACGACAATTTCGGCATGCTCACCGTTGTTGACCCTAAAGGTAATCAACCAGGTTATCTATTCCCCCGTGCTTATAATTGGAACCTTGGAGGCGAATATACTGCGACTTGCGATTGCGACCCTGCAGAAGAAAAAAAAGCAGTTGTTAACCCAGATATATATTATAAAGCATCTAGCACTCTTTCAATAGGTCACACAGATGGAACATTACAGTTTTATAAAATTAATGACTATTTAGAAGTATCTACATTAGTTTGGATTGGTGGGATGCTAAAGCAATATGTAGCTACTCCATTTCATGATATCAATAACGAAGCATCTACACAGGAACATGCACGCGTAGGTTACGTGTGCGGAGCAAATGCCAACTCTCAATTTTCGTCTGGTAGTAAGGGATTGTTATGGCTTTATATCACCAAGCCATTCGTTGGCACAACCTATATTGAGAATGTTAGAGTTGTCGATCTTTATGGTACCACCATACCAGGAAGTTATGGTGGTACCCCGTTATCCTCCATTTGGGTAAATGGACAAGTGACCGTACCGCAAAACTGTGAAATTAACGCAGGGCAAATTATCACCGTTGATTTTGGCAAAATATGGTCTGGTGATTTCACCACCAAAGGCCAAAAACCCGATGGCTATGTAGCCAAAAATATTAAAGCCTCAATGAAATGCAATAATATTAATGCCTACACCAATTTAACTATTCGCTTCCAAAGTGAAATATCCTCCGATTATCCCGATGCGATTAAAACCAATAACCCCGATATTGGCGTAGAAATTATCGATGATAATGGCCATCTAGTATTACCCAATACGGGGCTTATTCCTTTTCATATCGATGATAAATATGAAGCTAGCGTAACGTTTAAAGCCCAGCCGGTTAGCACTACGGGAAATCCGCCTTCTGCCGGTCAGTTTCAGGCGCAGGCCTATATTCGCGTTGATTTTGCCTGA